A portion of the Streptomyces erythrochromogenes genome contains these proteins:
- a CDS encoding alpha/beta hydrolase: MDTSRALRTTGTVIAAAGLLLSGCTSGGSEALRTAASARGEAGGTASVPPSPDAAAMRPYYAQKLTWRECGVPGFQCSTMKAPLDYANPGAGEDVDIAVARRVATGPGERLGSLVVNPGGPGGSGIGYLQAYAGIGYPAPVRARYDMVSFDPRGVERSSPVECLTGPEMDKYTQVDQTPDDAAERARLVAAFKEFAAGCEARSKRVLPHVSTVDAARDMDLLRAVLGDKKLNYVGASYGTLLGATYANLFPDRVGRLVLDGAMDPTREALDLNRDQTEGFETAFTSFAKDCAKQPDCPLGNGSPEEVAARLKDFFRKLDAQPVPSGDGKRPLGEALATTGVIAALYDENAWPQLREALTSAMNGDGAGLLGLADSYYERGADGKYANLMFANAAVNCLDQPAAFSGPDAVDAALPSFQKASPVFGAGLAWASLNCGYWPVKPTGKAGPLTAKGAAPIVVVGTIRDPATPYKWAQALAGQLESGTLLTYDGDGHTAYGRGSDCIDTAINRYLLEGKPPADGKKC; the protein is encoded by the coding sequence ATGGACACCAGTCGCGCGCTGCGTACCACCGGGACCGTGATCGCAGCGGCCGGGCTGCTGCTCTCCGGGTGCACCTCGGGCGGGTCGGAGGCGCTCCGGACCGCCGCGTCCGCGAGAGGGGAGGCCGGTGGCACGGCGTCGGTGCCGCCGTCCCCCGACGCCGCCGCGATGCGCCCGTACTACGCGCAGAAGCTGACCTGGCGCGAGTGCGGTGTCCCCGGATTCCAGTGCTCCACGATGAAGGCCCCGCTGGACTACGCGAACCCCGGCGCGGGCGAGGACGTGGACATCGCGGTGGCCCGCCGGGTGGCGACCGGCCCCGGCGAGCGGCTCGGCTCTCTCGTGGTCAACCCGGGAGGCCCCGGCGGCTCCGGCATCGGCTACCTCCAGGCGTACGCGGGCATCGGCTATCCCGCCCCGGTGCGCGCCCGCTACGACATGGTCTCCTTCGATCCGCGCGGCGTGGAGCGCAGCAGTCCCGTCGAGTGCCTGACCGGCCCGGAGATGGACAAGTACACCCAGGTGGACCAGACGCCGGACGACGCGGCCGAGCGGGCCCGCCTGGTGGCCGCCTTCAAGGAGTTCGCGGCCGGCTGCGAGGCCCGCTCGAAGCGGGTCCTGCCCCACGTCTCCACCGTCGACGCCGCCCGCGACATGGACCTGCTGCGCGCCGTGCTCGGCGACAAGAAGCTGAACTACGTCGGGGCCTCCTACGGCACCCTCCTGGGGGCGACCTACGCGAACCTCTTCCCGGACCGGGTCGGCCGGCTGGTCCTGGACGGTGCGATGGACCCCACCCGCGAGGCGCTCGACCTCAACCGGGACCAGACCGAGGGCTTCGAGACGGCCTTCACCTCCTTCGCCAAGGACTGCGCGAAGCAGCCCGACTGCCCACTGGGCAACGGCAGCCCCGAGGAGGTGGCCGCCCGCCTGAAGGACTTCTTCCGCAAGCTCGACGCGCAGCCCGTGCCCAGCGGGGACGGGAAGCGCCCGCTCGGCGAGGCCCTCGCGACGACCGGGGTGATCGCGGCGCTCTACGACGAGAACGCCTGGCCCCAGCTGCGCGAGGCGCTGACCTCGGCGATGAACGGCGACGGGGCGGGCCTGCTGGGCCTGGCCGACAGCTACTACGAGCGCGGGGCGGACGGGAAGTACGCCAACCTGATGTTCGCGAACGCCGCCGTCAACTGCCTCGACCAGCCCGCGGCCTTCAGCGGCCCGGACGCGGTCGACGCGGCCCTCCCCTCCTTCCAGAAGGCATCCCCGGTCTTCGGCGCGGGCCTGGCCTGGGCCTCGTTGAACTGCGGGTACTGGCCGGTGAAGCCTACGGGCAAGGCGGGGCCGCTGACCGCGAAGGGCGCCGCTCCGATCGTGGTCGTCGGCACCATCCGCGACCCGGCGACCCCCTACAAGTGGGCACAGGCCCTGGCCGGCCAGCTGGAGTCGGGCACCCTCCTCACCTACGACGGCGACGGCCACACGGCGTACGGGCGCGGCAGCGACTGCATCGACACCGCGATCAACCGCTACCTGCTGGAGGGCAAGCCCCCGGCGGACGGCAAGAAGTGCTGA
- a CDS encoding DNA polymerase III subunit delta' — MPVWDDLVGQERIQTQLAAAARDADAQVTAATDGTAPPAASKMTHAWLFTGPPGSGRVTAARAFAAALQCTSPDRALGGEPGCGFCDGCHTTMVGTHADVSSIAAVGSQILVDDMRDTVRKSYTSPATGRWQIILVEDAERLNEKSANAVLKAVEEPAPRTVWLLCSPSLEDVLPTIRSRCRHLSLSTPSVAAVADMLVRRDGVEPSAALAAARATQGHVGRARRLATDEAARERRATVLKLPLRVDDVGACLKAAQELVDAAAEDAKQMAEEVDTKETEELRTALGAAAGTGGRMPRGTAGVMKELEDKQKRRRTRTQRDSLDLALTDLTGFYRDVLALQLGSALAIANEDIRHDLERIAKASGPERTLRRIEAIIACRDALDRNVAPLLAVEAMTMSLRAG; from the coding sequence ATGCCCGTATGGGACGACCTGGTGGGCCAGGAGCGGATCCAGACGCAGCTGGCCGCCGCCGCTCGCGATGCCGATGCGCAGGTCACGGCCGCCACGGACGGGACCGCGCCGCCCGCCGCGTCGAAGATGACCCACGCCTGGCTCTTCACGGGACCGCCGGGATCCGGGCGGGTCACCGCCGCCCGGGCCTTCGCGGCGGCCCTGCAGTGCACCAGCCCGGACCGCGCGCTCGGCGGTGAGCCGGGCTGCGGGTTCTGCGACGGCTGCCACACCACGATGGTCGGCACCCACGCGGACGTCTCCAGCATCGCCGCGGTCGGCAGCCAGATCCTCGTCGACGACATGCGGGACACCGTCCGCAAGTCCTACACGTCCCCCGCGACGGGCCGCTGGCAGATCATCCTGGTCGAGGACGCCGAGCGGCTGAACGAGAAGTCCGCCAACGCGGTCCTCAAGGCCGTGGAGGAGCCCGCGCCCCGCACGGTGTGGCTGCTGTGCTCGCCCTCCCTGGAGGACGTGCTGCCCACCATCCGCTCCCGCTGCCGCCACCTCAGCCTCAGCACGCCGTCGGTCGCGGCGGTCGCCGACATGCTGGTGCGGCGGGACGGCGTCGAGCCGTCGGCGGCGCTGGCCGCCGCCAGGGCCACGCAGGGGCACGTCGGCCGCGCCCGCCGGCTGGCCACCGACGAGGCGGCCCGGGAGCGCAGGGCGACGGTCCTGAAGCTCCCGCTCCGGGTGGACGACGTCGGAGCCTGTCTCAAGGCCGCCCAGGAGCTGGTGGACGCCGCCGCCGAGGACGCCAAGCAGATGGCCGAGGAGGTCGACACCAAGGAGACCGAGGAGCTCCGCACCGCCCTGGGCGCCGCCGCCGGGACGGGCGGGCGGATGCCGCGCGGCACGGCGGGCGTCATGAAGGAGCTGGAGGACAAGCAGAAACGGCGCCGGACCAGGACCCAGCGCGACAGCCTCGACCTCGCCCTCACCGACCTGACCGGCTTCTACCGCGACGTCCTGGCCCTCCAGCTGGGCTCGGCCCTCGCCATCGCCAACGAGGACATACGGCACGACCTGGAGCGCATCGCGAAGGCATCCGGGCCGGAGCGGACCCTGCGCCGGATCGAGGCGATCATCGCCTGCCGGGACGCCCTCGACCGCAACGTCGCGCCGCTCCTCGCGGTGGAGGCGATGACGATGTCGCTGCGCGCGGGCTGA
- the tmk gene encoding dTMP kinase, with translation MTRAEQPAVVTAPANPTYDEALAADSRERAVRALLRTPRLRRLWSAQLVSGIGDALALLVLVLLALQAAATEGAFGGGYRGAALAVAAVFGVRILATLLFGAVLLGPLAGLLGAGGKLDRRWTMIGADGVRLGLFVVAPLWLDWIPAHALTALLATVFVAGAAERLWTLAKESAAPALLPEPPPEGATVRPLPDHMDALRRLTLRTAFAALPVAAAALLAATLVGKALGLGVDWFAANQAALGSYVAAGLFAASVSLLLPLVLPTGATPRPRSPLEGLRAPKAGDRPDKGRTGAVPLLVLSCAAVAGAVSCAVAVAVLHAFDLGGGPAAFALFVLALVGGTAVGIRATQAGKVLPGLSRRRLLALAIAVAGVALLLSGLVPDMATVLFLSLLAGTAAGVAANTGHTLLDQETEEFRRARVTEHLQAVVRVAVAVGAVVAPVLAAVLGPHRLTGAEIVFSHGGAAFTLMFVGALLLPVAVVVLTKADDRRGVPLRRDLRDALRGGEPVQAPAATGFFIALEGGDGAGKSTQVQALAEWIRGKGHEVVVTREPGATPVGKRLRSILLDVSSAGLSNRAEALLYAADRAEHVDTVVRPALKRGAIVISDRYIDSSVAYQGAGRDLSPTEIARISRWATGGLVPNLTVLLDVSPEAARERFTEAPDRLESEPAEFHQRVRSGFLTLAAADPGRYLVVDAGQDPDSVTTVVRHRLDRMLPLSEAEVAAQAEARRLAEEEARRKAEEEAARKAEEERLRAEEEARRAREAEEARIRAEAEAARKAEEERLRAEEEARARAEAERLRVEAEAKARAAEAERLRKQAEEEARLRAEAEERRLEKQRRAEEALLKAEEARRLVEASAAEAAAKAAAAAAAAEAQAAAAAAAPAAPVPAAPASGPADSAPRIDMTKEPHPDDAVTIETPAVKRVVRPDDVTQTVPVPKVDPASAASAVDETAVLPPVRPADETAVLPPVRPDVPQGSGPGSGAGSRPGTGSGSGGQARSATRPTARRPEEDPADRVPSGIFRDSSNDRTRELPVVDDDGRPSRPRPDWAEETPLDDLPTLADELLGRHRDDEDDEGEGRARRRR, from the coding sequence ATGACGCGAGCCGAGCAGCCGGCGGTCGTGACCGCCCCGGCGAACCCCACCTACGACGAAGCCCTAGCCGCGGACTCCCGCGAGCGTGCGGTGCGCGCACTGCTGCGCACCCCCCGGCTGCGCCGCCTGTGGAGCGCCCAGTTGGTGAGCGGCATCGGTGATGCCCTCGCCCTGCTGGTGCTGGTTCTGCTGGCCCTTCAGGCGGCGGCCACCGAAGGGGCCTTCGGCGGCGGATACCGCGGTGCGGCCCTCGCCGTCGCCGCCGTCTTCGGCGTCCGGATCCTCGCCACGCTGCTCTTCGGCGCGGTCCTGCTCGGCCCGCTGGCCGGTCTCCTCGGCGCCGGCGGCAAGCTGGACCGCCGCTGGACGATGATCGGAGCCGACGGGGTCCGCCTCGGACTCTTCGTCGTCGCCCCGCTGTGGCTCGACTGGATCCCGGCCCACGCGCTCACCGCGCTGCTGGCCACCGTCTTCGTGGCAGGTGCCGCCGAACGGCTGTGGACGCTGGCCAAGGAGAGCGCGGCGCCCGCCCTGCTGCCGGAGCCGCCGCCGGAGGGGGCCACCGTACGGCCGCTCCCGGACCACATGGACGCCCTGCGGCGCCTGACCCTGCGTACGGCCTTCGCGGCGCTCCCCGTCGCGGCGGCCGCGCTGCTCGCCGCGACCCTCGTCGGCAAGGCCCTCGGCCTCGGCGTGGACTGGTTCGCCGCGAACCAGGCCGCCCTCGGCTCGTATGTGGCCGCCGGCCTCTTCGCCGCTTCCGTCTCGCTGCTGCTCCCGCTGGTGCTGCCCACCGGGGCGACCCCGAGGCCGCGTTCCCCGCTGGAGGGCCTGCGCGCCCCCAAGGCGGGAGACCGGCCGGACAAGGGCCGTACGGGCGCCGTCCCGCTGCTGGTCCTGAGCTGCGCCGCGGTCGCCGGAGCGGTGTCCTGCGCCGTCGCCGTGGCCGTCCTGCACGCCTTCGACCTGGGCGGGGGCCCGGCCGCCTTCGCGCTGTTCGTCCTCGCCCTCGTCGGCGGCACCGCCGTCGGCATCCGCGCCACCCAGGCCGGCAAGGTGCTGCCCGGCCTGTCCCGCCGCCGTCTGCTGGCCCTCGCCATAGCGGTGGCGGGCGTCGCGCTGCTGCTGAGCGGCCTCGTCCCGGACATGGCGACGGTGCTGTTCCTCTCGCTCCTCGCCGGCACCGCGGCGGGGGTCGCGGCCAACACCGGCCACACCCTGCTGGACCAGGAGACCGAGGAGTTCCGCCGGGCGCGGGTCACCGAGCACCTCCAGGCGGTCGTACGGGTGGCGGTGGCCGTCGGCGCCGTCGTCGCGCCCGTCCTGGCCGCGGTGCTCGGCCCGCACCGGCTCACCGGAGCCGAGATCGTCTTCTCGCACGGCGGGGCCGCCTTCACCCTGATGTTCGTCGGCGCGCTGCTGCTGCCCGTCGCCGTGGTCGTGCTCACCAAGGCCGACGACCGCCGCGGCGTGCCGCTGCGGCGCGACCTGCGCGACGCGCTGCGCGGCGGGGAGCCCGTACAGGCCCCGGCCGCCACCGGATTCTTCATCGCGCTGGAAGGCGGCGACGGAGCCGGGAAGTCCACCCAGGTCCAGGCACTGGCCGAGTGGATACGGGGCAAGGGGCACGAGGTCGTCGTGACCCGGGAGCCGGGCGCCACGCCCGTCGGCAAGCGGCTCCGCTCGATCCTGCTCGACGTGTCCTCGGCGGGACTGTCGAACCGCGCCGAGGCGCTGCTGTACGCGGCCGACCGCGCGGAGCACGTGGACACGGTGGTGCGCCCGGCGCTGAAGCGCGGCGCGATCGTCATCTCGGACCGCTACATCGACTCCTCGGTGGCCTACCAGGGCGCCGGCCGCGACCTCTCCCCGACGGAGATCGCCCGGATCTCGCGCTGGGCGACCGGCGGGCTCGTACCGAACCTGACCGTGCTGCTCGACGTGTCGCCGGAGGCGGCGCGGGAGCGGTTCACGGAGGCGCCGGACCGGCTGGAGTCGGAGCCGGCGGAGTTCCACCAGCGGGTGCGGTCCGGCTTCCTGACCCTCGCCGCGGCCGACCCCGGCCGCTACCTGGTGGTCGACGCCGGGCAGGACCCGGACTCGGTGACCACCGTCGTGCGGCACCGGCTGGACCGGATGCTCCCGCTGTCCGAGGCGGAGGTGGCCGCGCAGGCCGAGGCCCGGCGCCTCGCCGAGGAGGAGGCGCGGCGCAAGGCCGAGGAAGAGGCGGCGCGCAAGGCCGAGGAGGAGCGGCTGCGGGCCGAGGAGGAAGCGCGCAGGGCCCGTGAGGCCGAAGAGGCCCGGATCAGGGCCGAGGCCGAGGCCGCCCGCAAGGCGGAGGAGGAGCGGCTGCGGGCCGAGGAGGAGGCCCGGGCGCGGGCCGAGGCCGAGCGGCTGCGCGTGGAGGCCGAGGCGAAGGCGCGCGCGGCGGAGGCCGAGCGGCTGCGCAAGCAGGCCGAGGAGGAGGCCCGGCTGCGGGCCGAGGCCGAGGAGCGGCGCCTGGAGAAGCAGCGGCGGGCCGAGGAGGCCCTGCTGAAGGCCGAGGAGGCGCGCCGGCTGGTGGAGGCCTCGGCGGCCGAGGCCGCGGCGAAGGCGGCGGCTGCCGCTGCCGCCGCGGAGGCCCAGGCCGCCGCCGCGGCTGCAGCTCCGGCGGCTCCGGTTCCGGCGGCTCCGGCGTCCGGTCCCGCCGATTCGGCACCCAGGATCGACATGACGAAGGAGCCGCACCCGGACGACGCGGTGACGATCGAGACCCCGGCGGTCAAGCGGGTCGTTCGGCCCGACGACGTCACCCAGACCGTTCCGGTGCCCAAGGTCGACCCGGCGTCGGCGGCATCCGCCGTGGACGAGACCGCGGTGCTGCCGCCGGTGCGTCCGGCCGACGAGACGGCGGTGCTGCCTCCCGTACGCCCGGACGTCCCGCAGGGCTCCGGCCCGGGCAGCGGCGCCGGCAGCCGCCCGGGCACCGGCTCCGGCAGCGGCGGCCAGGCCCGGTCCGCCACGCGGCCGACGGCCCGGCGCCCCGAGGAGGACCCGGCCGACCGGGTGCCGTCGGGCATCTTCCGGGACTCCAGCAACGACCGGACGCGGGAACTGCCCGTCGTCGACGACGACGGCCGACCGAGCCGTCCCCGCCCGGACTGGGCGGAGGAGACCCCGCTCGACGACCTGCCGACGCTGGCGGACGAGCTGCTGGGCCGCCATCGCGACGACGAGGACGACGAGGGCGAAGGCCGAGCGCGCCGCCGCCGCTGA
- the topA gene encoding type I DNA topoisomerase, giving the protein MSPTSETAKGGRRLVIVESPAKAKTIKGYLGPGYVVEASVGHIRDLPNGAAEVPDKYTGEVRRLGVDVEHDFQPIYVVNADKKAQVRKLKELLAESDELFLATDEDREGEAIAWHLQEVLKPKVPVHRMVFHEITKDAIRDAVANPRELNQRMVDAQETRRILDRLYGYEVSPVLWKKVMPKLSAGRVQSVATRLVVERERERIAFRSAEYWDLTGTFSTGRAGDASDPSTLVARLNTVDGKRIAQGRDFGSNGQLKSEVLHLDEANARALAAALSDTSFAVRSVESKPYRRSPYAPFRTTTLQQEASRKLGFGAKATMQVAQKLYENGFITYMRTDSTTLSDTAVSAARAQVTQLYGADYLPEKPRVYAGKVKNAQEAHEAIRPSGDRFRTPAETGLTGDQFRLYELIWKRTVASQMKDATGNSVTVKIGGRASDGRDAEFSASGKTITFHGFMKAYVEGADDPNAELDDRERRLPQVAEGDALAAEEITADGHATKPPARYTEASLVKELEEREIGRPSTYASIIGTILDRGYVFKKGTALVPSFLSFAVVNLLETHFGRLVDYDFTAKMEDDLDRIARGEAQSVPWLKRFYFGSEDATEVVPADGDHLGGLKELVTDLGAIDAREISSFPVGEGIVLRVGRYGPYVERGEKDSEGHQRADIPDDMAPDELTVAYAEELFAKPSGEFQLGKDPVSGNEIVAKDGRYGPYVTEILPEGTPKTGKNAVKARTASLFKTMSLDTVTLDEALKLMSLPRVVGADAEGVEITAQNGRYGPYLKKGTDSRSLETEDQLFTITLDEALAIYAQPKQRGRAAAKPPLKELGTDPVSEKPVVVKDGRFGPYVTDGETNATLRRDDDVETITPERGYELLAEKRAKGPAKKTAKKTAAKKAPAKKATATKTAAAKKTAAKKTTTAKKTVAKKTVAKKTAAKETAAAPADE; this is encoded by the coding sequence TTGTCCCCGACTAGCGAGACCGCAAAGGGCGGCCGCCGACTCGTCATCGTCGAGTCCCCTGCCAAGGCGAAGACGATCAAGGGCTACCTCGGCCCGGGATACGTCGTCGAGGCGAGCGTCGGGCACATCCGCGACCTCCCGAACGGCGCGGCCGAGGTTCCCGACAAGTACACCGGTGAGGTCCGCCGCCTCGGCGTGGACGTCGAGCACGACTTCCAGCCGATCTACGTCGTCAACGCCGACAAGAAGGCCCAGGTCCGCAAGCTCAAGGAGCTGCTGGCCGAGTCCGACGAACTCTTCCTCGCCACCGATGAGGACCGCGAGGGCGAAGCCATCGCGTGGCACCTGCAGGAAGTCCTCAAGCCCAAGGTCCCCGTCCACCGGATGGTCTTCCACGAGATCACCAAGGACGCGATCCGCGACGCCGTCGCCAACCCGCGCGAGTTGAACCAGCGCATGGTCGACGCCCAGGAGACCCGCCGCATCCTCGACCGCCTCTACGGCTACGAGGTCTCGCCGGTCCTGTGGAAGAAGGTCATGCCGAAGCTGTCGGCGGGCCGCGTCCAGTCGGTGGCCACCCGCCTCGTCGTCGAGCGCGAACGCGAGCGCATCGCCTTCCGCTCCGCCGAGTACTGGGACCTGACCGGAACCTTCTCCACCGGCCGCGCCGGCGACGCCTCCGACCCCTCGACGCTGGTCGCCCGACTGAACACGGTCGACGGCAAGCGCATCGCGCAGGGCCGAGACTTCGGCTCGAACGGGCAGCTCAAGAGCGAGGTGCTGCACCTCGACGAGGCGAACGCGCGGGCGCTCGCCGCCGCACTGTCGGACACCTCGTTCGCCGTCCGCTCGGTCGAGTCCAAGCCGTACCGCCGCTCCCCGTACGCACCCTTCCGTACGACGACGCTCCAGCAGGAGGCCTCGCGCAAGCTGGGCTTCGGTGCGAAGGCGACGATGCAGGTGGCCCAGAAGCTGTACGAGAACGGCTTCATCACCTACATGCGTACGGACTCCACCACGCTGTCCGACACCGCGGTGTCGGCCGCCCGGGCGCAGGTCACCCAGCTCTACGGGGCCGACTACCTGCCGGAGAAGCCGCGCGTCTACGCGGGCAAGGTCAAGAACGCGCAGGAGGCGCACGAGGCGATCCGTCCTTCGGGTGATCGTTTCCGCACTCCGGCCGAGACGGGTCTGACCGGCGACCAGTTCCGCCTGTACGAGCTGATCTGGAAGCGCACCGTCGCCTCCCAGATGAAGGACGCGACCGGCAACAGCGTCACCGTGAAGATCGGCGGCCGGGCCTCGGACGGCCGCGACGCCGAGTTCAGCGCGTCCGGCAAGACGATCACCTTCCACGGCTTCATGAAGGCGTACGTCGAGGGCGCGGACGACCCGAACGCCGAGCTCGACGACCGCGAGCGGCGCCTGCCGCAGGTCGCGGAGGGCGACGCGCTGGCCGCCGAGGAGATCACGGCGGACGGCCACGCGACCAAGCCGCCGGCCCGCTACACCGAGGCCTCGCTGGTCAAGGAGCTCGAAGAGCGCGAGATCGGCCGGCCGTCGACGTACGCGTCGATCATCGGCACGATCCTCGACCGCGGCTACGTCTTCAAGAAGGGCACCGCGCTCGTCCCCTCGTTCCTCTCGTTCGCCGTGGTGAACCTGCTGGAGACGCACTTCGGGCGGCTCGTCGACTACGACTTCACCGCGAAGATGGAGGACGACCTCGACCGCATCGCGCGGGGCGAGGCCCAGTCCGTGCCGTGGCTGAAGCGGTTCTACTTCGGCTCCGAGGACGCCACCGAGGTCGTGCCGGCCGACGGCGACCACCTCGGCGGTCTGAAGGAGCTGGTCACGGACCTGGGCGCGATCGACGCCCGGGAGATCTCCTCCTTCCCGGTCGGCGAGGGCATCGTGCTGCGCGTCGGCCGCTACGGGCCGTACGTGGAGCGCGGCGAGAAGGACTCCGAGGGCCACCAGCGCGCCGACATCCCCGACGACATGGCTCCGGACGAGCTGACGGTCGCCTATGCGGAGGAGCTGTTCGCGAAGCCGAGCGGCGAGTTCCAGCTCGGCAAGGACCCGGTCAGCGGCAACGAGATCGTCGCCAAGGACGGCCGCTACGGCCCGTACGTGACGGAGATCCTGCCCGAGGGCACGCCGAAGACCGGCAAGAACGCGGTCAAGGCGCGCACGGCCTCGCTCTTCAAGACGATGAGCCTGGACACGGTCACCCTCGACGAGGCGCTGAAGCTGATGTCGCTGCCGCGCGTCGTCGGCGCGGACGCCGAGGGCGTGGAGATCACGGCCCAGAACGGCCGCTACGGCCCGTACCTGAAGAAGGGCACGGACTCGCGGTCGCTGGAGACCGAGGACCAGCTCTTCACGATCACGCTCGACGAGGCCCTGGCCATCTACGCGCAGCCCAAGCAGCGGGGCCGCGCCGCGGCCAAGCCGCCGCTGAAGGAGCTGGGCACCGACCCGGTCAGCGAGAAGCCGGTCGTGGTCAAGGACGGCCGCTTCGGTCCGTACGTGACGGACGGCGAGACGAACGCGACGCTGCGGCGGGACGACGACGTCGAGACGATCACGCCGGAGCGGGGCTACGAGCTGCTCGCGGAGAAGCGGGCGAAGGGCCCGGCCAAGAAGACGGCGAAGAAGACCGCCGCCAAGAAGGCCCCGGCGAAGAAGGCGACCGCGACGAAGACCGCGGCCGCGAAGAAGACGGCGGCCAAGAAGACGACGACCGCAAAGAAGACGGTCGCGAAGAAGACCGTCGCCAAGAAGACCGCGGCCAAGGAGACGGCCGCCGCCCCGGCGGACGAGTAG
- a CDS encoding DUF7059 domain-containing protein — translation MSTTSLPTPDHAAELRSAMLAAGFTADGLLDLLGAPAYAALARSETVPALRATRGGGDGPLATLVRLFLLQQPVPYVHAAAAMPVEAALADGWLRREGDEVHATVDVRPYGGPDGEDWFIVSDLGCAVGGAGGIGSREEGVVLGVGGASTTLAGITVRTPVGSALDVGTGSGIQALHATRHATRVTATDVNPRALGFTRLTLALSGAPEAELLTGSLFEPVGEATYDLIVSNPPFVISPGARLTYRDGGMGGDDLCRTLVQEAGARLNPGGYAQFLGNWQHVEGEDWHDRLRSWVPRGCDAWIVQRDVQDVTQYAELWLRDAGDHRADPDAYAQRYEDWLDEFEARKTRSVGFGWITLRRTDAAEPSIVVEEWPHSVEQPLGEAVLAHFARQDYLREHDDAALLEARFVLVEEVVQEQVGPPGAEDPEHVVLRQNRGMRRATKVDTVGAGFAGVCDGSLSAGRILDAIAQLMQEDPVVLRDRTPEAIRLLVEQGFLEPVASPGQ, via the coding sequence GTGAGTACCACCAGCCTCCCCACCCCCGACCACGCCGCCGAACTCCGCAGCGCGATGCTGGCCGCCGGCTTCACCGCCGACGGGCTGCTCGACCTGCTCGGCGCACCCGCCTACGCCGCGCTGGCCCGTAGTGAGACGGTCCCCGCCCTGCGCGCCACCCGGGGCGGGGGCGACGGCCCGCTCGCGACCCTGGTCCGGCTGTTCCTGCTCCAGCAGCCCGTGCCGTACGTGCACGCCGCGGCGGCGATGCCGGTCGAGGCCGCCCTGGCCGACGGCTGGCTGCGGCGCGAGGGCGACGAGGTGCACGCCACCGTCGACGTGCGCCCGTACGGCGGCCCCGACGGCGAGGACTGGTTCATCGTCTCGGACCTCGGCTGCGCCGTCGGCGGGGCCGGCGGGATCGGCAGCCGGGAGGAGGGCGTCGTCCTCGGCGTCGGCGGAGCCTCCACCACGCTGGCCGGGATCACCGTGCGCACCCCGGTCGGCTCCGCCCTCGACGTCGGCACCGGCTCCGGCATCCAGGCGCTGCACGCCACCCGGCACGCGACGCGGGTCACCGCCACCGACGTCAACCCCAGGGCCCTCGGATTCACCCGTTTGACGCTGGCCCTCTCCGGGGCGCCGGAGGCCGAGCTGCTCACCGGCTCGCTCTTCGAGCCGGTCGGCGAGGCGACGTACGACCTGATCGTGTCGAACCCGCCGTTCGTGATCTCCCCGGGCGCCCGGCTGACGTACCGCGACGGCGGAATGGGCGGCGACGACCTGTGCCGGACCCTGGTCCAGGAGGCGGGCGCACGGCTCAACCCCGGCGGGTACGCGCAGTTCCTCGGCAACTGGCAGCACGTGGAGGGCGAGGACTGGCACGACAGGCTCCGCTCCTGGGTGCCGCGCGGCTGCGACGCCTGGATCGTCCAGCGCGACGTGCAGGACGTCACGCAGTACGCGGAGCTGTGGCTGCGCGACGCCGGCGACCACCGCGCCGACCCCGACGCGTACGCGCAGCGCTACGAGGACTGGCTGGACGAGTTCGAGGCCCGCAAGACCAGGAGCGTCGGCTTCGGGTGGATCACCTTGCGCCGGACGGACGCGGCCGAGCCCTCGATCGTGGTCGAGGAGTGGCCGCACAGCGTGGAGCAGCCGCTCGGCGAGGCCGTCCTCGCCCACTTCGCCCGTCAGGACTACCTGCGCGAGCACGACGACGCGGCCCTGCTGGAGGCCCGCTTCGTGCTGGTCGAGGAAGTGGTCCAGGAGCAGGTCGGCCCGCCCGGCGCGGAGGACCCCGAACACGTCGTGCTCCGGCAGAACCGCGGAATGCGGCGCGCCACCAAGGTCGACACGGTCGGTGCGGGCTTCGCGGGAGTGTGTGACGGCTCACTGAGCGCCGGGCGGATCCTGGACGCGATCGCGCAGCTGATGCAGGAGGACCCCGTCGTGCTGCGGGACCGGACTCCGGAGGCGATCCGGCTGCTGGTCGAGCAGGGCTTCCTGGAGCCCGTCGCGAGCCCCGGGCAGTAG
- a CDS encoding small secreted protein — translation MNKKLAAALSGSAVLMLVLSGCGGDDGDEKANAWAKKVCDQWQPELKKIETANADIKRVATESSKPDEVKQTDAAAFATMSESYKTMGSALQQAGVPPVKNGATTQEAAVKGFEATSKGYADLKAKMDALDPADQTKFADGLKEVAGGLQEATKGGQDALATLNAGGLDKAINSQKGCQVAATSASPK, via the coding sequence GTGAACAAGAAGCTTGCGGCCGCGTTGTCGGGCAGTGCGGTGCTGATGCTCGTCCTGTCCGGCTGCGGCGGGGACGACGGCGACGAGAAGGCCAACGCCTGGGCCAAGAAGGTCTGCGACCAGTGGCAGCCCGAACTCAAGAAGATCGAGACCGCCAACGCCGACATCAAGCGCGTGGCCACGGAGAGCAGCAAGCCCGACGAGGTCAAGCAGACCGACGCGGCGGCCTTCGCGACCATGTCCGAGTCGTACAAGACGATGGGCAGCGCCCTGCAGCAGGCGGGCGTGCCGCCGGTCAAGAACGGCGCCACGACCCAGGAGGCGGCGGTGAAGGGCTTCGAGGCGACCTCCAAGGGGTACGCCGACCTGAAGGCCAAGATGGACGCCCTCGACCCGGCGGACCAGACGAAGTTCGCCGACGGCCTCAAGGAGGTCGCGGGCGGTCTGCAGGAGGCGACGAAGGGCGGCCAGGACGCCCTCGCCACGCTCAACGCGGGCGGCCTCGACAAGGCCATCAACAGCCAGAAGGGCTGCCAGGTCGCGGCGACCTCGGCATCGCCCAAGTAA